The Eublepharis macularius isolate TG4126 chromosome 11, MPM_Emac_v1.0, whole genome shotgun sequence genome includes a region encoding these proteins:
- the LOC129337837 gene encoding uncharacterized protein LOC129337837 has translation MCYCAFEEISSEVSAHVWFHVGRTEDTAMGTDSREAWQYIPLATLILFSCWFHTKQHSQPSGVAWSPKGKYSGPPLGEENRDVKGEVSKADGWVVDSDLPTECGPQKLTKRSSTFDASWLRGLENRETNCQIFPITTAVPRITPPRVSATTPHVKAASPEEGPRRLFYFVPYYPQRQRAFYNVFFPLNRGASGYNTIWYYKSPREDSSEEKRRKRDTIPTSQKRSKAFLGG, from the exons ATGTGCTACTGCGCCTTTGAGGAAATCTCTTCAGAAGTCTCTGCGCATGTGTGGTTCCACGTGGGACGCACAGAAGACACAGCAATGGGCACTGATTCCCGTGAGGCCTGGCAATACATCCCATTGGCAACGCTGATACTCTTCAGTTGCTGGTTTCATACCAAACAGCACTCACAACCATCTGGAGTAGCCTGGAGTCCAAAAG GAAAATATTCAGGCCCTCCCCTTGGTGAAGAAAACAGAGATGTCAAGGGTGAAGTGAGCAAGGCAGACGGATGGGTTGTCGATTCTGACCTACCGACTGAATGTGGCCCACAGA AACTAACAAAGAGATCTAGCACTTTTGATGCCTCCTGGCTCAGAGGCCTGGAAAACAGAGAAACCAACTGCCAGATTTTCCCAATAACCACTGCAGTGCCACGAATCACTCCACCAAGAGTGTCAGCCACAACTCCGCACGTAAAAGCAGCGTCGCCCGAGGAAGGACCCCGCCGGCTCTTCTATTTTGTGCCCTATTACCCACAGAGGCAACGAGCCTTCTATAATGTTTTCTTTCCTCTCAATAGAGGTGCCAGTGGCTATAATACTATCTGGTACTACAAATCTCCAAGAGAGGATTCCTCtgaagaaaaaagaaggaaaagggacACAATTCCAACCAGCCAGAAAAGGAGCAAGGCCTTCCTGGGGGGGTGA
- the RCHY1 gene encoding RING finger and CHY zinc finger domain-containing protein 1 isoform X1: MAAAAGPGGCAHYRRGCLLKAPCCGRLYGCRLCHDEGEEHRLDRFGVRQVQCARCGRLQQAQQNCEDCHNVFGEYYCSICHLFDTDKKQYHCEKCGICRIGPKEEFFHCSKCNLCLALTLQGNHKCIENVSRQDCPICLEDIHTSRVGAHVLPCGHLLHRTCYEDMLKEGYRCPLCMHSALDMTRYWQRLDNEVAQTPMPLEYQNMMVEILCNDCTSRSTVQFHILGMKCKNCDSYNTAQDGSCQASRHSSD; the protein is encoded by the exons atggcggcggccgccgggcccggaGGCTGCGCGCACTACCGCCGCGGCTGCCTGCTCAAG GCGCCGTGCTGCGGGAGGCTCTACGGCTGCCGCCTGTGCCACGACGAGGGCGAGGAGCACCGCCTGGACCGCTTCGGCGTGCGGCAGGTGCAGTGCGCCCGCTGCGGGAGGCTCCAGCAG GCTCAACAGAATTGTGAAGACTGCCATAATGTTTTTGGAGAGTATTACTGCAGTATATGCCATCTGTTCGACACAGACAAGAAGCAGTACCATTGTGAGAAATGCGGGATTTGCAG GATTGGTCCCAAGGAAGAATTCTTCCACTGTTCCAAATGTAACTTGTGTTTGGCTCTGACTCTTCAAGGGAATCATAAG TGCATTGAAAATGTCTCAAGGCAAGATTGTCCCATATGTTTAGAG GACATTCATACATCACGTGTGGGAGCTCATGTCCTGCCCTGTGGACATCTTCTTCATCG AACTTGTTACGAAGATATGCTGAAAGA AGGTTATAGATGTCCTTTGTGCATGCATTCAGCGTTAGATATGACCAGGTACTGGCAACGACTGGACAATGAAGTGGCACAGACGCCTATGCCCTTGGAGTATCAGAACATGATGGTGGAG ATTCTTTGCAACGACTGCACCTCTCGGTCCACAGTGCAATTCCATATTCTCGGCATGAAGTGCAAAAACTGTGACTCATACAACACTGCCCAGGACGGCAGCTGCCAAGCGTCCCGGCACAGCAGTGACTGA
- the RCHY1 gene encoding RING finger and CHY zinc finger domain-containing protein 1 isoform X2 yields the protein MAAAAGPGGCAHYRRGCLLKAPCCGRLYGCRLCHDEGEEHRLDRFGVRQVQCARCGRLQQAQQNCEDCHNVFGEYYCSICHLFDTDKKQYHCEKCGICRIGPKEEFFHCSKCNLCLALTLQGNHKCIENVSRQDCPICLEDIHTSRVGAHVLPCGHLLHRTCYEDMLKEFFATTAPLGPQCNSIFSA from the exons atggcggcggccgccgggcccggaGGCTGCGCGCACTACCGCCGCGGCTGCCTGCTCAAG GCGCCGTGCTGCGGGAGGCTCTACGGCTGCCGCCTGTGCCACGACGAGGGCGAGGAGCACCGCCTGGACCGCTTCGGCGTGCGGCAGGTGCAGTGCGCCCGCTGCGGGAGGCTCCAGCAG GCTCAACAGAATTGTGAAGACTGCCATAATGTTTTTGGAGAGTATTACTGCAGTATATGCCATCTGTTCGACACAGACAAGAAGCAGTACCATTGTGAGAAATGCGGGATTTGCAG GATTGGTCCCAAGGAAGAATTCTTCCACTGTTCCAAATGTAACTTGTGTTTGGCTCTGACTCTTCAAGGGAATCATAAG TGCATTGAAAATGTCTCAAGGCAAGATTGTCCCATATGTTTAGAG GACATTCATACATCACGTGTGGGAGCTCATGTCCTGCCCTGTGGACATCTTCTTCATCG AACTTGTTACGAAGATATGCTGAAAGA ATTCTTTGCAACGACTGCACCTCTCGGTCCACAGTGCAATTCCATATTCTCGGCATGA